One genomic region from Rhinoraja longicauda isolate Sanriku21f chromosome 36, sRhiLon1.1, whole genome shotgun sequence encodes:
- the LOC144610384 gene encoding putative G-protein coupled receptor 139, translated as MGYPVIFVFESIYYPILAAVGITVNLVAIVILSRGKCGLSRCITRYLLAMAVADVMVVIVEVIMKRINNIYLPINILFITPVCAMKLVLKHAALDCSVWFTVAFTFDRFVAISSPNLRPRYCTIRTASVVIASATALACLRSIPYYFLYEPRYIINNIPYFCVETAAYYTSPFWVGIEWFDSILNPFVPIFLILLFNALTVKHIMRSNKTRRALMSNIDEGNDSESENRKKSMILLFTLSANFILLWTPYFVHSLKWQMKNYNYTDKYFTNPIYINQQTGFMLQLLSSCTNTCIYGLTQRKFRQELKNGVKYLVTLNGRLCQ; from the coding sequence TGAACTTGGTGGCGATCGTAATCCTGTCCCGGGGGAAATGTGGACTCTCCAGATGTATTACTCGCTATCTGCTGGCCATGGCGGTGGCCGATGTAATGGTGGTGATCGTCGAAGTCATAATGAAGCGGATCAACAACATTTATTTGCCGATAAATATTTTGTTCATCACGCCAGTCTGTGCAATGAAACTAGTCTTAAAACACGCTGCCCTCGATTGCTCTGTCTGGTTCACTGtggctttcacctttgatcgtttTGTGGCCATTTCCTCTCCAAACCTCAGGCCAAGGTATTGTACCATAAGGACGGCAAGCGTGGTTATCGCAAGCGCGACGGCACTGGCCTGTTTGAGAAGCATCCCTTATTATTTTCTGTATGAACCCAGATATATAATTAACAACATCCCGTATTTCTGCGTTGAAACCGCTGCCTACTATACGTCGCCTTTCTGGGTGGGCATTGAGTGGTTCGACAGTATCTTAAACCCTTTCGTACCAATCTTCCTCATCCTTCTGTTCAACGCTCTTACCGTCAAACATATCATGAGGTCCAATAAAACCCGTAGGGCGCTCATGAGTAACATTGATGAAGgcaatgattccgagagcgagAACCGTAAGAAGTCCATGATTTTGCTCTTTACTCTGTCTGCCaatttcatcctcctgtggacaCCGTATTTTGTACATTCCTTAAAATGGCAAATGAAAAACTACAACTACACAGACAAGTATTTCACCAACCCGATATACATCAACCAGCAAACAGGGTTCATGTTGCAACTACTGagttcctgcaccaacacgtgtatctaTGGACTGACACAGAGGAAGTTCAGACAGGAGCTGAAAAATGGGGTGAAATACCTGGTTACACTGAATGGGAGACTCTGCCAATAG